The following is a genomic window from Adhaeribacter radiodurans.
ACTTTAATCCTAATTCTTTGGATGGCCAAATGAAAAAAGTATTCATTTTTTCCGCCTTTCTTTTGTCCTTGTTTGGTCAGGCGCAAACCCCTCTTCAGCCGCTTGCAGCCACTAAGCAGCAACCAACTATTTCGTTCCAGAAGGTAAAGTTTAAGAATTATGCCGGAGATAGCATCCTGTATGAATTAGCCAGTATAAAAGTACCAGAAAATCGTTTGGCACTTCCTACCGATACCATTCAAATAAAGATATTGCGGTTGAAAGCAAAATCACCTACCCCGCTTACACCCATTATCTTTCTGGCCGGTGGTCCGGGACAGTCCGGCATAAATTATATCAAAGAAGACTATTTTCAGAAGTTAATTTTTCCCTTACAGCAACAGCACGATATTATTCTCCTGGATCAACGGGGTTCCGGAAGTTCTCGCCCTTCCTTACTTTACAAAACGCCGATCATTGACAGCAAAGACATCTTTGTATCTCCCCAGCGAATGATAGAATTTGCCGACAGAATAGCTCAGGTTGGCGCAGATACGCTAAAAAGAAGGTCCATTGATATCAGAGGCTATACTACCCTACAGAACGCCGACGATATTAATGATCTAAGTAAGGCTTTAGGTTACTCCAAAATTAATCTTTTGGCAATTAGCTATGGTACGCACCTGGCTTTAACCGTTGCCAAAAAATACCCCAATATTCTGGATAAGATGGTGTTAATTGGCACTTCGGGTTTCAATCACATGCATCATTTACCCTCCACTTATGATAAGCAATTGCAGCAGATTGCTGCTTTAGCCGCTCAGGACCCCGCCGTTAAAAACGAAGTTCCCGATATGATTGCATTTCTAAAAAGAGTGTTAACTAAACTGGAAAAAGATCCTGTCCGGCTGCAAATAAAAGAAGCAAAAACCAATCAACTCTGGGAAGTACGGGTAGGAAAATTTGGACTGCAAATGATCCTTCGCCTGGACGCGGGTGACTCCTACGGCTTTATTTATTTTCCGGCCCTGCTCTATGGCATTGAAAAAGGAGATTATGAGCAATTGCAAGAATATATTCAGAAGAGATTTAATCAGTTTACGAGTGGGTACGGTTCCGGTATTGGCGTGATGCGTTTAGCCTCCGGAGCAACGAAAGCGCGCTATAACCAAATTATCCAGGAAGGAAAAACGGCTTTGCTAGGCAATGCCATGAATACCCCGGATCTCTTCGGCCAGAACTTTTGGGGCAAGATTGACTTGGGAGATGATTTCAGGGCGCCTTTTACCAGTAATACCCGAACTTTATTCGTGAGTGGCACTATGGATAGTAATTCCCCGGCCGCAAATGTGGAAGAAATAAAAAAAGGCTTTACTCAGGCCACCCATGTGCTGGTGGAATATGCAGGGCACGAAGATATGTTGCCGAATGAAAACGTGCAGCAAGTAATTAAATCGTTTTATCAAGGCGCAAGTATAACCCGCACTTTTATTCCCGCACCAAAGCCCGAGTTTGAGCCGGTTACAAAAAGATAAAAAACGTGAGTTCGAGCTAAGGAGGAACAAAAAACAAGGCTTTGGGAGTAAGAGCAGGTGGAAGCCAACCTAAACCAAGCAAAGCCATGAAAATCATCAAGATTTTTTGCCAAGTACATGATTTCTGGAAAGAGTTTCAAGGAGAATGGGAGAAGAATTTACTAACTACTAAGCGGCGGAACAAAACGTCTCGCTTATGTATGAGTGAAGTGATGACGATTGTGATTCTGTTTTATTTCTCACGCTATCGTACATTCAAAGATTACTATCAAAAGCAGGTGATGAAAAGATACCGCTACTACTTTCCGCATCTGGTTTCTTATAACCGTTTTGTAGAACTCATGCAAGCCTGCACGGTTCCTTTAGCTTTGTTTATGCGCCGGCAAAGACTAGCACAAACCAACGGCGTTGCTTTCATTGATTCTACCGCGTTAGCTGTTTGCCAGAATACACGCATCCTGCAGCATCGGGTATTCTATAGTAAAGCACAACGCGGAAAGACTTCCACGGGCTGGTTCTTTGGTTATAAACTACACTTAGTCATCAATCATCAGGGAGAGATCATCTCTTTTTGCCTCACCCCTGGCAATACTGATGACCGAAAACCAGTAGAACACCTTACTAAAGGCTTGTGGGGCAAACTCTTTGGCGACAAAGGGTACCTAAGCCAAAACCTACAAGAAAAGCTGAAGCACAAAGGCGTCGAACTCATCACTAGGCTCAGAAGCAATATAAAGCCACCAGTTCTTTCAGCGTTTGAAAAGCTGATGCTCCGCAAAAGAGCCTTGATTGAATCGGTCAATGACTTCTTAAAGAACACTTGCCAGATTCAGCATACCCGCCATAGAAGTAAACAAAACTGGCTCGTCAATCTGCTTTCCGGCTTAGCAGCTTATTCTTTCCTGCCGAAAAAGCCTACCCTCAAGTTTAGCTCTAACTTTGTAAAGCTATGGGCCGATTAATCTTACATCGAACTCACGTTATTTAAATTATAGTTATTGATTATACCATGATTTTGTATCAGGCATCTTGAATGGTTTACTAAAGAAGTTATCCATCATAGTCAGAAAAAGTTCTTTGTTCTCCCAGGCTGCCCCATGAGTTGCCCCTGGCAGAATACATAATTGGGATTTTGGTATATGCTGAAATAATTTAAGTGTATGTTCGGGTCGAATAACATCCCTATCACCAGCTACTACCAAAATGGGTGCTTTTATTTTTTTTAGGTTTGAATAAGGGATATTGGGATGTTTCAGCATTAGTATATTCAACTTTATTTCTTGTGCATCTTTACTTTCCTTAACCAATTTTTGACTGTGCGAAATACCCCAGGGAAATATTGCTAAACTATCGGGCTGGATATTAGCACCAAATGCAAGTACTTTCTTAACTTTCTGGGGATAGTTCATAGCTAAAATCAATCCCAGAATAGCCCCGTCACTCTGCCCCCATATAAGAGCCGAATCTGTTTTTAACTGCTCCAAAAGGCCATTTACATCAGCAGCCATTTGTTCATAGGTGAGTGCTGCCTCCGTATCCGTAGACTTGCCTTGCGCCCGACTATCCACAGCAATTACTTTATATTTTTTAATTAAGTCATCGTAAAACAATGCGGCATTTTCTATTGAACCGCCATTACCGTGTAAAACAAGTAAAGGAGTACCTTGCCCATACACTTCATAATAAAGTTTTATACCGTTAACGTTAGCATATTTCCCAACTTTGTTATTAATGCCATAGGTTGGAACATTGGCCCCTTCTATTACCAGTGATTTTGTCCCTTGGGCTTTTTGCCCGCTTATTAGAGTTGCCTTGTAAAGTTTATTTCCAGTTTGGCCCTGGTGTAATGTATTTTTACCGTTTTCAAAGTCAGCGGTAAATACATTTTCCCATTTACCTTTTTTAATTTCTACATCCAATCTTAAATCATCATAGTAAAACTTACCATTGTAAGTATTCAGGGTACCGAAAGCGATGGAAGTACCTCCTGAATCAATTTTACCTTCGATGGAATATTTTTTCCACTCCTTGCTGCGAATGGGTCTTTTATCCATATTATCGAAAAACCCCATTCCAGTTTGTTTGTCTACTCTGGCCCAAAGTCGGGCAGCAGCACTATCATCTACTACTTCCGCCCGCACCAGTGCATTGAACCGAAAGCGAAGTCCTTGATACTGTTTAACATCAAGATGAGTAAAATAGGGAGCCCAGGTATCTTGGCCGTTAACAGCTGAACCAATTAAACAAAACCAGGCACAAAGTATATTTATAATAACTGTTTTATTTGTTTTCATGATTTAAGCTGTTAGTGAGTAAAATTATTCCCTGGTAGTAGACTGTCAGGAAGCTATAGTTTAAAAGACATTATACCTGTTCAACTTTTGCATTTATTTATTTAAATTAGATATCTATAATCTCCCCTAATAAGGATGCCTTATTAGGGGAGATTATAGAAAAATCAACAAATCTTTTAAAACTTTATTCAACCACATGAATAGTATAGTTCACCATATTTGAAAACTCGTATTTAAACCTTCTTAAATCAAAATTACCTCCTACAGTTAAAGTATGAGTACCAAGAGTCAAAGGAATCTTTGCCCAATATCCATCCGCATAAACAACACTTAAACTTTTAAAGTCTTCTAAACATTGATTGGACTCAAAAAAATAACTTGGATCAACATGGAAATTAAATAATCCTGAATTGGTCCTGGCATCTTTTTGCTTAGTTGATAAAAGAGAAACATCATCCCAAAGTAGAGTTAAATCTTTGGGACCATTTAAACCTTCTTTGAACTGACTTTGAAAATATGCTTCGGGATTGTTTGGATAAGATCCGGGAATACATTGGTTAAAAAAACCGGTTAGTACTACCAATGGAACAAACACAAATTGGTATTGGCTTAAACTGATAGTAACAGTTCTAGTAACTGGTTCAGGAGAAGATCCTCCCCCAAGCATGAAAACGCCGCTTGTAAAAGGTTGATTAAGATCCTGCAAACTACCATTTGGGTCAAGAAAGGGGGCTACTGAGCTATTTCTACCATAAACCCATTCAGCCCAACTTCGGATTAATGTTTGTATTTCTTGCTTGTTTACTTTTGCTGTCCTAATATCAGCAGAAGTACTAACCAAAGATTGTTTAGGTTCAACAACAGCTTCTTTATCACAGCTTAATAGAATAAAGGCTGCACCAATAACTACAAATAACTTTTTCATAAATGATTGGTTTTAAAAGTAAAACAAAGTGAATGTATAAGTGCAATATTCTGCGATGGTAAAAAAAACCGGCTAACAACTTAGAAAGCTCTAGTTGTTTTTGAGAGGGAATCTGAAGCAAAAGACTTTCTTGCCCTTTTCTAATCTATAGCCGTCAAGGAAAAAGATATGAGGTGATCTAAAAGGCAAAAAGTTAAAATGACAATTTAGAGCTATAATTATCCTCCATTTTAATCATTTTTGTTCATTGGCATTTGGACCTAAGAATACCAACAAGCTATTAGGGTAAAGGTGAATGAATAAACTCAAAACAAGAATTCAGGTTTGGGATAAAAGCAGAACTACAAAAAACGGCGAGGGTCAGTAAAAGACGAATGGCTAAACCAACAAATGCTAATTTAAAGATTCCTTCATACCTAATATATTTAAAAGCTGTAGGTTTTATCGGTTAAAGTAAAAAGTATATTTGAATAATACTAGACTATTTGGTTTTTCTTTTTTGTAGGACATTAAATTTTAGAATTAATATAGGTAAGATTGATAATGACAGGTGGGAAGGATTTTAGAATTATTCTATAAAATGTGGGATAGTGGCTTTTACAAAGTTAAGAGAACTCAACGGCTCCTTCAGAACTAGTAAACTAAGAGAAAAGCAGGAAATGGCTGATTGCATTCGCTGGAGCTTTGCTTCTATGCCACTAAGTCTAAGAAAAGAACTTGCTAGGATGATTTAAACAAATACCAATCATTATTCAAAAAAGAATAATCCTTAAGGTTCTAGGTTATTTTAATACCAAAATTTTTCAATATTTATGCCTTAAAAGGTAATCACGTCTTTTGATTAAACTTAAATCTCAATCCATTTTTTAGGTATTTTTAGATTATTTACAGTTGTTAATTTAATTAATTGCTCCTTATAGGATATATTGTCAGGATTTTTAAAAAATTTATGTAAAGTGTCGTAAAGTCCATAAGGCGGATAGCTTTGACTAAACACATCGCTTAAATGAGAAACTATCTCTTTATCCAATCCCATAACATATATAAAATCTTTAATAAACTCTCTATTACTTATCTTATTTGCTCTATCAAGATCACTAGTAATATGAATAACCCTGATTAGCCAAATAGGCTTTATGTAAGTTTTAAATTCTTGTAACCTTTCACCCAAAGGCAAAAAGCTATTATTTACTTTATATAATTTGTACCAACGATAAAACAAACTCAATTGCACATCGTCTAATTCCTTCGCTGGAATCAATTTAAATTTTATTATGGATATAAATAGATCAAAATTACCCATAGAGTAATCTTGAAAAATCCATTCTATGTAAGCCCTCCTAACAAACTTTTTTCTTTTAATGTTTAGGTAAACCTTCCAGGAAAAGCTTGAACGATTTCATATAAAATTTTTAAGTTTTCTTCTCTCAAATAAAAATTAAGACATTCACCTGCTATATCTTCAATACCCAATAAAGCATTAAAAAATGATACCCTTTGTTGAAGGGGCCTATTAGAATCTCTTAAAATATTCTTTACATTCCCTAAAAAAATTCGATATTTTGTAAATCTATTGCTTTAGGAATTTTTTTTATTAAAAACTCATAACTAGCCCATTTTCTGTTGAATTCAAATCAAAGTATTCTTTAATTTTATTGAAAATACCTTGCTGAGATCCTATAATTGCAACCTTGGGCAGGTTACTTTCTAAAAACAACCAAAATGATTCTATGTGTGAGTTATGGATTTTATTTTTTTTAGAATGGGCTGCATCATTTCTTCTGTTTTTCCAATAGGTATACTGTTGTTTAATATCCTCACTGAGTTCAAAAATAACTTTGCCTAGTTGGCCACAGGGGATAATACTAGAAGAAAGATAGTGATCCCATTCATCTCCTTTACCAATTTTGATTTTTAAATTAGACCAATGTTGGTTTATTAAACCATTGGGCTCTGAAGCTATTATATTCTATTCTTTAATATTAATTGAAATCCAGTAAAAGTAAGAATCATCGAGCCTCTATATGCACCAGCCTTATAACAAATAATAGATTCTCTTAAAACATTAATTGCCAATTCTGGTAAATTCTTTTGGTCTTCTAACCAATCCTCAAATGGAAGCTTCATTGCATATTCAGTTATATTTAAAACTTTTTAAACCTATTGTTCAAACTCTATTTTCAGAATTACCTATTATTAAAAAAGGACCAGTAAAAAAAGGACCAGTAGTAGATGAGTATTATACTACCAGTTCTATGATTTAAAAGGATGGTTTTGGTTTAAGAATTTCATTAAGCTATAAGCAGGAACTAACCAAAATATATAAAAATAATTGTATACTATCTTGAGAACAAGTTAGAAGGTTATATTTTAATTCTTAATAGAAAAACTTTTATTTTGTTACTCATTAGTTACTTAGAATGCGAAAGGCCTTGCAAGTTATTGACTTACAAGGCCTTTCGCATTCTAAAAAGTACCAGGGGCGGGACTACCATACTTCTTTAACTTACTTAAATCCTTTTAAATTTCATGCATTTAAGCCATATTTGAGGGGTTCTTAAACTCACTTCAGTGAGTTTAAGTCATTTTTAACTATAAAAATGACACCAAATCTGCCACCTATTTTGATCTTTTTAAAACCTATTACACGATACTTACCTTTCATCAAAATAGTGCAGGTGATTTTTTTTAACCTTTAATAACCTCTTCCCCCACTATGGCAAGTATTAACTTTACCCTTAACCACCAGAAGAAAGACTCCAAAGGGCTTATTCCGGTTTGGATGGTTTTAAACTTTAATGGCATTCGGATACGAAAAGCAACCAAGGCCAAGCTTAAGGAAAAACACTGGATAGAAAAGGCTCAGCGGATAAAACCACCATTAAAAGGCGAACCTTATAATAATCATGCTGAATTTAATACTATCCTAGATAGTACGGAGAAGAAGGTTCAAGACATCTTTAATCATGCATTACTAAATGGAATACCATTAACCAAAGAATATGTAGAAAGCCAGCTAAACAACAAGTTTAGCGCACAACCTAAGGCTAAAGATTTTTTTACCTGTTTTAAGGAGTTTATTGAGGCGAACAAGCCTCTTAAAGCGAAAAGAACAATAATGGGCTACGTTACTACTATAAACTTCTTGAAGGGCTTCCAAAATGATTCAAATCTTCCTATCCGATTCGACAATGTAACGCTTGACTGGTTTGATAAATTACGTACTTATGCCTTTAAGGAGAAGCAAGTAAAAGATAACTACTTTTCTACTTTAATAAACAGGTTAAAAGCATTTTTAGGATGGGCTGCTGATAGAGGGTATAACGAAAACCAAGCTTATAAGAAATTCTCAACTATTGAACGTGAAGGAGATATTATCTGCCTTTACGAAAAAGAACTATTTCAGCTTTATGAATTTGAATTTAATAGTAAAAGGCTTGAACAGGTTAGAGACGTTTATTGCTTTGGTTGCTTTACCGGCTTAAGGTTTTCCGATTTATTCGATTTAGGAAGAGAGCATATTAAAAATGGGGAAATCCAGAAAACCATAATTAAGACAAGGCAATTTCAAAAGATTCCTTTAAATGATTTTGCTTTAGCGATACTGAACAAATACCAAGATTACCCTAATCCCCTTCCTATAATCTCCGCTCAAAAATTTAACTCTTATATAAAGGAAGTTTGCAAACTGGCTGGCATAGATGAATTAATAACTGTTACCTCTT
Proteins encoded in this region:
- a CDS encoding alpha/beta fold hydrolase gives rise to the protein MKKVFIFSAFLLSLFGQAQTPLQPLAATKQQPTISFQKVKFKNYAGDSILYELASIKVPENRLALPTDTIQIKILRLKAKSPTPLTPIIFLAGGPGQSGINYIKEDYFQKLIFPLQQQHDIILLDQRGSGSSRPSLLYKTPIIDSKDIFVSPQRMIEFADRIAQVGADTLKRRSIDIRGYTTLQNADDINDLSKALGYSKINLLAISYGTHLALTVAKKYPNILDKMVLIGTSGFNHMHHLPSTYDKQLQQIAALAAQDPAVKNEVPDMIAFLKRVLTKLEKDPVRLQIKEAKTNQLWEVRVGKFGLQMILRLDAGDSYGFIYFPALLYGIEKGDYEQLQEYIQKRFNQFTSGYGSGIGVMRLASGATKARYNQIIQEGKTALLGNAMNTPDLFGQNFWGKIDLGDDFRAPFTSNTRTLFVSGTMDSNSPAANVEEIKKGFTQATHVLVEYAGHEDMLPNENVQQVIKSFYQGASITRTFIPAPKPEFEPVTKR
- a CDS encoding alpha/beta fold hydrolase, translating into MKTNKTVIINILCAWFCLIGSAVNGQDTWAPYFTHLDVKQYQGLRFRFNALVRAEVVDDSAAARLWARVDKQTGMGFFDNMDKRPIRSKEWKKYSIEGKIDSGGTSIAFGTLNTYNGKFYYDDLRLDVEIKKGKWENVFTADFENGKNTLHQGQTGNKLYKATLISGQKAQGTKSLVIEGANVPTYGINNKVGKYANVNGIKLYYEVYGQGTPLLVLHGNGGSIENAALFYDDLIKKYKVIAVDSRAQGKSTDTEAALTYEQMAADVNGLLEQLKTDSALIWGQSDGAILGLILAMNYPQKVKKVLAFGANIQPDSLAIFPWGISHSQKLVKESKDAQEIKLNILMLKHPNIPYSNLKKIKAPILVVAGDRDVIRPEHTLKLFQHIPKSQLCILPGATHGAAWENKELFLTMMDNFFSKPFKMPDTKSWYNQ
- a CDS encoding IS982 family transposase → MKIIKIFCQVHDFWKEFQGEWEKNLLTTKRRNKTSRLCMSEVMTIVILFYFSRYRTFKDYYQKQVMKRYRYYFPHLVSYNRFVELMQACTVPLALFMRRQRLAQTNGVAFIDSTALAVCQNTRILQHRVFYSKAQRGKTSTGWFFGYKLHLVINHQGEIISFCLTPGNTDDRKPVEHLTKGLWGKLFGDKGYLSQNLQEKLKHKGVELITRLRSNIKPPVLSAFEKLMLRKRALIESVNDFLKNTCQIQHTRHRSKQNWLVNLLSGLAAYSFLPKKPTLKFSSNFVKLWAD
- a CDS encoding site-specific integrase, which translates into the protein MASINFTLNHQKKDSKGLIPVWMVLNFNGIRIRKATKAKLKEKHWIEKAQRIKPPLKGEPYNNHAEFNTILDSTEKKVQDIFNHALLNGIPLTKEYVESQLNNKFSAQPKAKDFFTCFKEFIEANKPLKAKRTIMGYVTTINFLKGFQNDSNLPIRFDNVTLDWFDKLRTYAFKEKQVKDNYFSTLINRLKAFLGWAADRGYNENQAYKKFSTIEREGDIICLYEKELFQLYEFEFNSKRLEQVRDVYCFGCFTGLRFSDLFDLGREHIKNGEIQKTIIKTRQFQKIPLNDFALAILNKYQDYPNPLPIISAQKFNSYIKEVCKLAGIDELITVTSYSGGKAIEKTVPKYELITSHTARKTFTTNSLIFGLNESIVKKITGHKKDKNFQRYVKFADEYLKEESNNAWNNRK